From the Burkholderia sp. WP9 genome, the window TCTGGCGCCACATGCGCGTCGCGCATGTGCGTGGCCGCGTGCGCCACGCCCTGAAGCGGATCGCGAGGATGCTGAGCGTAGGGCGGCTCGCGTCGTTGTCCGCGTATGCATTGCGCAGCGTGAAGAGCTAGCCGCGTCGCTTACCCATGCGCCGCGGCGAGCGCTCCCACGCGCCGCTCGTCACATTTTCACGTCGATGCGTCCATAAACCCCGTTCGCTTCGTCATTCGGACCGGCCGCGAAAAACAGCGTATTGACCGGCTGATTGCTGAGCCCGTTACCGAACGCGATGCCCCACAGACCGTGCTGGACGAACGCGCTTCCGTCAGGCAGATTGATCGCGCCAAGCGATTGCCCGCTGACCGGATCGAAGGCATTGATCGTGCCGTCGCCGAAGTTCCCAACCAGCACGTCGCCGCTAAACCGTCCAAAATTGGCCGGCGCCTGTGTGATTCCCCACGGCGCATTCAGCGCGCCCGCCGAAGCAAAACGCTGCAGCAGGTTGCCTGCCGTATCGAAGATATCGACGAAACCGAGGCCGGCGCCGTCGAGGTTGTCGTGCGCCTCTGCGTCCTGCTTGGCGTAGGTCACGAAGAGCTTCGCGCCGATTGCCTGAATACCGAACGGCGCAAAGCCTGCCGGTATCGACGCATCCTGAAACTTGCCCGACGTTGCAACCTTCGTGAAGCTTCTGTCGAATACGTCGATTCTGTTGTTGTGAAAGTCGGTGGCGTAGAGAAAGTTGGCGCCTCCGTTGCTTGCCATCGCGAGGCCTTTGTAGACCGCGCCGCTGCTGCCGCTGTCGAACACGACGAATGCGGCGGTCGGGGCGACCGTCGGAGCCCACGCCGTAATCGTACCGCCTTCGCCGGCAAAGATGAATGCGCCCACGCCGGACTTGCCGCCTTGCGTCACGACGAAGTCCGTCGTGCCATTGAAGACAATGCCGGTCGGATTCGCCGGACCGTTCGTTCCATTCGGAATGCTGACGACTAGAGACTGTGGCGTGCCGTTGCCATCGTAAAGCGTCGCGCGCGAGGTGGCGTTGTCCGCGACCCAGACGAAACCCTTCGGATTGAACGCAACGCCCCACGCGTTTTTCAGGTTAGGGTCGGTATGCGCTGCCGCGACTGCGCCGTCCGATACGAGCGCTGTCGATGTATACGACTGCATACTGACCGAGTTGGAACCGCCGCATGCCGCGACGAAACTCACCAACGCCGCGCCGCCCACGGCGACGCCCAATGCCTTAAGCACAGATTTCATGGCCACACCTCTCTGTTCTGACCGATGGTCATTGCGCTTATTGAACGCGCGGTGTTGCAGCTTTATTCCTGTGGCGGAAAAGTTTTTTTCGGTTTGTCCCGGCAAGAGTTCGTTGCAGGCATTGGCGGTTTTGTCGAGGCACAATGGAAAGAGGCGACCGTTCGGCGTCATCGCGCCAGGTGGTCTCTCCGTTCCTGAAACGTTTCGACGTGAGGCCGATAGCATGACCGCATCCATCACGCTGGTTCTGTTCGACATGGAAGGTGTTCTGTCCCATTACGACCGTGACGTGCGGGCTGAACATCTGGCGGCGTGCGTGGGGTGTACGCCGCAAGCCGTGCGTCACGCGATCTGGGGTTCTGGTCTCGAAGCGCGTGCGGACGCTGGCGAGATCAGCGATGACGAGTATTTGCGCGAGTTAGGCATTCTGTTGAATCACCCGATCAGCCGCGACGACTGGCTTGCTGCCCGTCACGCGTCGATTACGCCGAACGAGGACGCGCTCGCGCTGGCCGCGAAAGTTGCCGAACGCAGTCGCATCGCGGTGCTGACGAACAATTGCCGGTTGTTGACCGATAACATTGGGTATCTCAATCCGCCGGTGGCGCGGCT encodes:
- a CDS encoding HAD family phosphatase — its product is MTASITLVLFDMEGVLSHYDRDVRAEHLAACVGCTPQAVRHAIWGSGLEARADAGEISDDEYLRELGILLNHPISRDDWLAARHASITPNEDALALAAKVAERSRIAVLTNNCRLLTDNIGYLNPPVARLFGSHVYSSALYGAAKPAPQTYLRCVDQLGVAPAETLFVDDTDANVNGAIDAGLQGHRFVGVDALSHELQARGLI
- a CDS encoding TIGR03118 family protein, with translation MKSVLKALGVAVGGAALVSFVAACGGSNSVSMQSYTSTALVSDGAVAAAHTDPNLKNAWGVAFNPKGFVWVADNATSRATLYDGNGTPQSLVVSIPNGTNGPANPTGIVFNGTTDFVVTQGGKSGVGAFIFAGEGGTITAWAPTVAPTAAFVVFDSGSSGAVYKGLAMASNGGANFLYATDFHNNRIDVFDRSFTKVATSGKFQDASIPAGFAPFGIQAIGAKLFVTYAKQDAEAHDNLDGAGLGFVDIFDTAGNLLQRFASAGALNAPWGITQAPANFGRFSGDVLVGNFGDGTINAFDPVSGQSLGAINLPDGSAFVQHGLWGIAFGNGLSNQPVNTLFFAAGPNDEANGVYGRIDVKM